From a single Stomoxys calcitrans chromosome 4, idStoCalc2.1, whole genome shotgun sequence genomic region:
- the LOC106082427 gene encoding broad-complex core protein, whose amino-acid sequence MRSTASSPTSSTSAPPSPPTAMTSPNSSLGSMVGNVNNGVGPFNLHASPPRPASGGNTGVATASSNNNNNSTPQLPLRMPPPTSGGINEPQECPYCRRTFSCYYSLKRHFQDKHEQSDTLYVCEFCNRRYRTKNSLTTHKSLQHRGSSGMLKRLLKTSMKNVLVPPPHHHHHHPHHHPHAITHQRTSLFDFSSELGQPPPGIQ is encoded by the coding sequence ATGCGTTCGACAGCCTCGTCGCCAACCAGTTCTACCTCAGCGCCGCCGTCGCCTCCCACAGCCATGACGTCGCCGAACTCATCGCTCGGATCAATGGTGGGCAATGTAAATAACGGTGTGGGCCCTTTCAACCTGCATGCATCACCGCCCCGCCCGGCTAGCGGGGGCAACACTGGGGTGGCAACTGCcagcagtaacaacaacaataatagtaCGCCACAACTGCCTTTACGTATGCCCCCTCCCACCAGCGGCGGCATTAACGAACCTCAGGAATGCCCCTACTGCCGGCGAACCTTCTCCTGTTACTATTCCTTGAAGCGGCACTTTCAGGATAAACATGAACAATCGGACACGCTCTACGTGTGTGAATTCTGCAACAGACGCTATCGCACCAAAAACTCCCTGACCACGCACAAGAGTCTGCAGCACCGTGGTTCCAGTGGCATGCTGAAGCGACTGCTCAAAACCTCAATGAAGAATGTGCTGGTGCCGCCACcgcaccatcaccaccaccatcctcatcatcatccgCACGCCATCACGCACCAGCGTACCTCGCTCTTTGACTTCAGCAGTGAGCTGGGTCAACCACCACCAGGCATCCAATAG